A window of the Lolium perenne isolate Kyuss_39 chromosome 7, Kyuss_2.0, whole genome shotgun sequence genome harbors these coding sequences:
- the LOC127300888 gene encoding peptidyl-prolyl cis-trans isomerase, chloroplastic — protein sequence MAAALASSRCCGRPPLLRTGRDRRSVARCALSGEKGNSFSWKECAISVALSVGLITAPSTFGWSAHASPLQPVIPDISVLISGPPIKDPGALLRYALPIDNKAIREVQKPLEDITDSLKVAGVRALDSVERNVRQASRALSNGRSLILTGLAEPKRANGEEILDKLAVGLEELQRIVEDRNRKAVAPKQKELLNYVGTIEEDMVDGFPYEVPEEYNNMPLLKGRATVDMKVKIKDNPNVEDCVFRIVLDGYNAPVTSGNFLDLVERKFYDGMEVQRADGFVVQTGDPEGPAEGFIDPSTGKSRTIPLEIMVDGEKAPIYGETLEELGLYKAQTKLPFNAFGTMAMAREEFDDNSASSQIFWLLKESELTPSNSNILDGRYAVFGYVTENEDYLADLKVGDVIESIQVVSGLDNLVNPSYKIVG from the exons ATGGCCGCGGCGCTCGCCTCCTCCCGCTGCTGCGGCCGCCCCCCGCTTCTTCGCACTGGTCGCGACCGTCGCTCTGTCGCCCGGTGCGCCCTGTCCGGCGAG AAAGGAAACTCATTCAGCTGGAAAGAATGTGCAATTTCTGTAGCATTGTCGGTTGGATTAATTACTGCTCCATCAACATTTGGATGGTCAGCCCATGCATCTCCTCTCCAACCTGTGATCCCAGATATTTCAGTTCTGATCTCTGGACCTCCCATTAAAGATCCGGGCGCTTTGTTGAGATATGCTTTACCCATAGATAATAAAGCTATTCGTGAAGTTCAAAAACCGTTGGAGGATATCACCGACAGTCTCAAGGTTGCTGGTGTTAGAGCCTTGGATTCAGTAGAAAGA AATGTGAGGCAAGCATCAAGAGCACTGAGTAACGGGAGGAGTTTAATACTTACTGGTCTGGCTGAACCAAAAAGAGCAAATGGAGAAGAAATATTGGATAAATTAGCTGTTGGACTTGAAGAGCTTCAACGAATTGTTGAGGATAGAAACAGGAAAGCGGTAGCTCCAAAGCAGAAAGAGCTTCTTAATTATGTTGGAAC CATAGAAGAAGATATGGTCGATGGCTTCCCCTATGAAGTACCAGAAGAATACAACAACATGCCTCTTCTTAAAGGAAGAGCTACTGTGGATATGAAGGTTAAGATTAAAGACAATCCGAACGTAGAAGATTGTGTATTTCGGATAGTTCTGGATGGATACAATGCTCCTGTGACTTCTGGGAACTTCTTAGATCTGGTGGAACGGAAGTTCTACGATGGCATGGAAGTCCAAAGAG CTGATGGTTTTGTTGTTCAAACGGGAGATCCTGAGGGACCGGCTGAGGGCTTTATTGATCCCAGTACTGGCAAGAGTCGTACCATACCTCTTGAGATAATGGTTGATGGTGAAAAGGCACCTATTTACGGTGAAACACTTGAA GAACTTGGACTCTACAAGGCTCAAACAAAACTTCCTTTTAATGCATTTGGAACGATGGCAATGGCTAGAGAG GAATTTGATGACAACTCCGCTTCTAGTCAAATCTTTTGGCTCTTGAAAGAAAGTGAGCTGACACCAAGCAATTCCAATATATTGGATGGGCGGTATGCCGTGTTCGGTTATGTAACTGAGAATGAGGATTACTTGGCTGATCTCAAGGTTGGGGATGTTATTGAGTCCATCCAGGTTGTCTCAGGCCTAGACAATCTTGTCAACCCGAGCTACAAGATTGTAGGCTAA